A stretch of the Fusobacterium perfoetens ATCC 29250 genome encodes the following:
- a CDS encoding C4-dicarboxylate TRAP transporter substrate-binding protein, whose translation MKKFKSFLLALTVGVFLIGCGGEKKDSAKAEKRVIKVSTKFVDDEQTAKSLVKVVERVNERSNGTLELQLFTGGTLPIGKDGIEQVVNGSDWIFVDGVNFLGDYVPDYNAVTGPLLYQTFDEYLRMVRTPLVQNLNKQAEEKGIKVLSLDWLFGFRSMMTKKPIRTPADMKGVKLRVPTSQLYTFTIEALGGNPVAMPYPDTYAAIQQGVIDGVEGSILTYYGTKQYENVKEYSLTKHLLGVSAVCISTKVWDSLTEEQRTILQEEFDAGAQDNLEQTIKLEKEYEEKLKELGVRFYEVDGEAFNKAVAPVYTKFPKWTPGIYEEIMKELTKIREDIKNGK comes from the coding sequence AAAGATTCTGCTAAAGCCGAGAAAAGAGTTATAAAAGTAAGTACAAAATTTGTTGATGATGAACAAACAGCAAAATCTTTAGTAAAGGTTGTTGAAAGAGTTAATGAAAGAAGTAATGGAACTTTAGAGTTACAATTATTTACAGGTGGAACATTACCAATAGGAAAAGATGGTATAGAACAAGTAGTTAATGGTTCAGATTGGATATTTGTAGATGGAGTTAACTTCTTAGGAGATTATGTTCCAGATTATAATGCTGTTACAGGGCCTTTATTATATCAAACATTTGATGAATATCTAAGAATGGTTAGAACACCTTTAGTTCAAAATTTAAATAAACAAGCTGAAGAAAAAGGAATAAAAGTGTTATCACTAGATTGGTTATTTGGATTCAGAAGTATGATGACTAAAAAACCTATCAGAACTCCAGCAGATATGAAAGGAGTTAAATTAAGAGTTCCTACTAGCCAATTATATACATTTACAATAGAAGCTTTAGGAGGAAACCCTGTTGCAATGCCATATCCAGATACATATGCAGCTATTCAACAAGGTGTAATTGATGGTGTTGAAGGTTCAATATTAACTTACTATGGAACTAAACAATATGAAAACGTAAAAGAATACTCTCTAACAAAACACCTTTTAGGAGTTTCAGCAGTTTGTATATCTACAAAAGTTTGGGATAGTTTAACTGAAGAACAAAGAACTATATTACAAGAAGAATTTGATGCTGGAGCACAAGATAACTTAGAACAAACTATAAAATTAGAAAAAGAATATGAGGAAAAATTAAAAGAATTAGGTGTTAGATTCTATGAAGTTGATGGGGAAGCATTTAATAAAGCTGTTGCCCCTGTATATACTAAATTCCCTAAATGGACTCCTGGAATCTATGAAGAGATAATGAAAGAACTAACAAAAATAAGAGAAGATATAAAAAACGGTAAATAG
- a CDS encoding TRAP transporter small permease: MRDFLKKFELYIGSFFIAITTIVVVMNVFTRYVLKFTYFWAEEIAVGCFVWTIFLGTAAAYREKALIGVEAVVVLLPKKIRKIVEFLVYILLFILSSLMFYFSYTYVASSSKITAALEISYAYINSSIIISFGLMSLYSLLFVIESFKELIKGKE, translated from the coding sequence ATGAGAGATTTTTTGAAAAAATTTGAATTATATATTGGAAGTTTTTTCATTGCTATAACTACAATAGTAGTAGTTATGAATGTATTTACAAGATATGTATTAAAATTTACATATTTTTGGGCAGAGGAAATAGCAGTAGGTTGTTTTGTATGGACTATATTTTTAGGAACAGCTGCAGCATATAGAGAAAAAGCATTGATTGGTGTAGAGGCTGTTGTAGTTTTACTTCCAAAAAAAATTAGAAAAATAGTTGAATTTTTAGTGTATATATTATTATTTATTTTGAGTAGTTTGATGTTTTATTTTAGTTATACATATGTAGCATCATCTTCTAAAATAACAGCAGCATTAGAGATATCATATGCATATATAAATTCATCTATAATTATTTCTTTTGGATTAATGTCTTTATACTCTCTATTATTTGTAATAGAAAGTTTTAAAGAATTAATAAAAGGTAAAGAATAG